A genomic region of Magnetococcales bacterium contains the following coding sequences:
- a CDS encoding thiamine pyrophosphate-binding protein, whose amino-acid sequence MSQEQNAKIYTQATPQWYDAKRARDIIEAYNTGAGSGQPADSFVGASLVPAATGSYRDFSYIAPDLPEYYAENCVACMECVQNCPDSAIWGRVITPETLEEDMSGLSDPEDRSLIESQLVKTTKFWKTYEKKKAKDPNAPGGAWFGIFTDPTKCKGCGECVVACGEHDALKMIKKTRDNLPNYFTIWEAYKRIGDTPAEYVNPRLKVDLMLKESANQFVGGGGSCMGCGETSAIRQLLAITAEKVGQNYGIVAATGCNTVYGSTYPYNPFRVPWTNSLFENAPAVAMGIRAHWDQTGREGHHILVFGGDGAMLDIGFQALSRMLASGMNIKALVLDTQVYSNTGGQASTATYIGQNAKLSVHGKAVPGKMERRKEIANIAMMHPNTFVVQTTGPMINHFYKSVEQALDYNGPAVINVYTTCQPEHQVADDVSCEQGSLAVESRAFPVFTYNPDGGPTLASRISLQGNPSVNRDWHHRKTKEGLEKVDFISFARTEGRFQKHFDKDGNPSDTLLRSQQERLENWHLLQELAGVKNKDREEAEKK is encoded by the coding sequence ATGAGTCAGGAACAAAACGCCAAGATCTATACCCAGGCGACCCCCCAGTGGTATGACGCCAAGCGGGCGCGGGACATCATTGAGGCCTATAACACCGGTGCAGGCTCTGGTCAGCCTGCTGATAGCTTTGTGGGAGCCTCTCTGGTTCCAGCCGCTACCGGCTCCTACCGGGATTTTTCCTACATCGCCCCGGATCTGCCGGAATATTATGCGGAAAACTGCGTCGCTTGTATGGAGTGCGTACAAAACTGCCCCGACTCAGCCATCTGGGGGCGGGTGATCACACCGGAGACCCTGGAAGAGGACATGTCCGGGCTTTCAGATCCCGAAGACAGAAGCCTCATTGAGAGCCAGCTGGTCAAGACCACCAAATTCTGGAAAACCTACGAAAAGAAAAAGGCCAAGGATCCCAACGCCCCTGGTGGCGCGTGGTTTGGCATCTTTACCGACCCCACCAAGTGTAAGGGGTGCGGCGAGTGCGTGGTGGCTTGTGGTGAGCACGACGCCCTCAAGATGATTAAAAAGACCCGGGACAACCTGCCCAACTATTTCACCATCTGGGAAGCCTATAAACGCATTGGCGATACCCCTGCGGAATATGTCAATCCCCGCCTCAAGGTGGACCTGATGCTCAAGGAGTCCGCCAACCAGTTTGTTGGTGGTGGTGGTTCCTGCATGGGCTGTGGCGAAACATCGGCAATCCGCCAGTTGCTGGCAATCACCGCCGAAAAAGTGGGCCAAAACTACGGCATCGTGGCGGCTACCGGCTGCAACACGGTCTACGGCTCCACCTATCCCTACAACCCCTTCCGGGTACCCTGGACCAACTCCCTGTTTGAAAATGCCCCGGCTGTGGCCATGGGCATCCGCGCCCATTGGGATCAAACCGGTCGTGAGGGACATCACATCCTGGTGTTTGGTGGGGATGGTGCCATGCTCGATATCGGCTTCCAGGCGCTCTCCCGGATGCTGGCTTCCGGCATGAACATCAAAGCCCTGGTGCTCGATACCCAGGTCTACTCCAATACCGGTGGTCAGGCCTCTACCGCGACCTATATCGGTCAAAATGCCAAGCTGTCGGTTCATGGCAAGGCGGTCCCCGGCAAGATGGAGCGCCGCAAGGAAATTGCCAATATCGCCATGATGCACCCCAACACCTTTGTGGTGCAGACCACCGGCCCCATGATCAACCACTTCTACAAATCGGTAGAGCAGGCCCTGGACTACAACGGCCCGGCGGTGATCAACGTCTACACCACCTGTCAGCCGGAACATCAGGTGGCGGACGATGTCTCCTGTGAGCAGGGGAGCTTGGCGGTGGAATCCAGAGCATTTCCCGTCTTTACCTACAATCCCGACGGTGGCCCCACCTTGGCCTCCCGTATCTCTCTGCAGGGCAACCCTTCGGTCAACCGTGACTGGCACCACCGGAAAACCAAGGAAGGTCTGGAGAAAGTTGATTTCATCTCCTTTGCCAGAACCGAGGGTCGCTTCCAGAAACATTTCGACAAGGATGGCAATCCCAGTGACACCCTGCTCCGTTCTCAACAGGAACGTCTGGAAAACTGGCACCTGCTGCAAGAACTGGCCGGAGTGAAAAACAAGGATCGGGAAGAGGCTGAAAAAAAATAA
- a CDS encoding 2-oxoacid:acceptor oxidoreductase family protein — MAKQSTKQAEDFPYPGIAGTGDGSEAVSYVETRATDGAAAYPITPSTNMGQFFQIAVANGFKNLWDKELAWMELESEHSSASSCEGFTLAGGRITNFTSGQGLILMKEVLYTISGKRLPTVLHVAARTLTSQGLCIHAGHDDVMGVADVGWGILFSKNVQGVSDLSLISRRAAEDGLTPFMNVQDGFLLSHTIENLNYPEDDLIREYLGNPRDRIRNLFDTDAPLQSGTVQNQDSYMSGKIAQRWVYDKLPGVIQNAMDEFYRLTGRRYNMIDTYQMEDAEYALVAMGTTSETAMSAVNIIREKLGIKLGIVDITCFRPFPAAQLVEALAGCKVVTVLERCDVPTMAGNPLTTEIEAILAQAIMGREGIPKVDSIPEIYSGVGGLGSRNVTPGHIISIARNMAPGGENRRFFTLGLDHPTSLPLEKEEPDVRPQGAFSVRVHSVGGYGSVTTNKVIATMLGDIFGFKVQAAPKYGSEKKGLPTNSFLAVSPGDKILAHCDLQQVDFVPLMDPTTWHMGNPLVGMGESGIVFQHTDETTAEGLWDSLPPYAKYFIKENGIRFHGVDTIEIARECCKSDSSLIQRFQGVVLLGVFLRVTPFQSDAKMSEEELFSKVRQPLDKYFGKRGQKVVDDNLDAVKRGYSRVMEVSREIMDQTPAEVYEQGRVEWEAKGKDVSAFII; from the coding sequence ATGGCCAAACAATCGACCAAACAAGCAGAGGACTTTCCCTATCCTGGCATTGCTGGGACCGGTGACGGGTCCGAGGCGGTCTCATACGTTGAAACCCGTGCCACGGACGGCGCTGCTGCCTATCCCATCACGCCATCCACCAACATGGGGCAATTTTTCCAAATTGCTGTAGCCAACGGTTTTAAAAATTTATGGGATAAAGAGCTGGCCTGGATGGAGCTGGAGTCGGAACATAGCTCCGCCTCGTCCTGTGAAGGATTTACTCTGGCCGGGGGGCGCATCACCAACTTTACCTCCGGGCAAGGGCTGATCCTCATGAAGGAGGTGCTCTACACCATTTCCGGTAAGCGACTTCCCACCGTGTTGCATGTCGCCGCCCGAACCCTCACTTCACAGGGGCTCTGCATCCATGCCGGGCACGATGATGTGATGGGGGTTGCGGATGTCGGCTGGGGGATTCTGTTTTCCAAAAACGTGCAGGGGGTTTCCGACCTCTCGCTGATCAGCCGAAGGGCCGCCGAAGATGGCCTGACGCCGTTCATGAACGTTCAAGATGGCTTTTTGCTCTCTCACACCATCGAAAACCTGAACTATCCCGAAGATGATCTGATCCGGGAATATCTGGGCAATCCCCGGGATCGGATCCGTAACCTGTTTGATACCGATGCTCCCCTGCAATCGGGTACCGTGCAAAACCAAGACAGCTATATGTCCGGGAAGATCGCCCAGCGTTGGGTCTATGACAAACTCCCTGGTGTGATCCAAAACGCCATGGACGAGTTTTACCGTCTGACGGGCCGCCGCTATAACATGATAGACACCTATCAGATGGAGGATGCCGAGTATGCCCTGGTTGCGATGGGGACGACCTCGGAAACCGCCATGTCTGCGGTCAATATCATTCGGGAAAAGCTGGGCATCAAGCTGGGTATCGTCGATATTACCTGCTTCCGACCCTTTCCGGCTGCCCAACTCGTCGAGGCGCTTGCTGGCTGCAAAGTGGTCACGGTGCTGGAGCGGTGCGATGTCCCCACCATGGCGGGCAACCCCCTCACCACCGAAATCGAAGCGATTCTGGCCCAGGCTATCATGGGGCGGGAAGGGATTCCCAAAGTTGATTCGATCCCTGAAATCTACTCCGGTGTCGGTGGTCTTGGTTCCCGTAACGTCACCCCCGGCCACATCATCTCCATAGCCCGTAACATGGCCCCGGGGGGAGAAAATCGACGCTTCTTCACACTGGGTCTGGATCATCCCACGAGCCTACCCCTGGAAAAAGAAGAGCCCGATGTCAGGCCTCAGGGCGCTTTTTCGGTGCGGGTCCACTCTGTGGGTGGTTATGGTTCGGTCACCACCAACAAAGTTATCGCCACCATGCTGGGGGATATCTTTGGCTTCAAGGTACAAGCCGCGCCCAAATATGGTTCGGAAAAGAAGGGACTTCCCACCAACTCCTTCCTGGCGGTCTCTCCCGGCGATAAAATTCTCGCCCACTGCGACCTTCAGCAGGTGGACTTTGTACCCCTGATGGATCCCACCACCTGGCACATGGGCAATCCCCTGGTGGGCATGGGCGAATCCGGCATTGTTTTTCAGCACACCGATGAAACCACTGCGGAGGGACTATGGGATTCTCTGCCCCCTTACGCCAAATATTTCATCAAGGAAAATGGCATTCGCTTTCACGGCGTGGACACCATCGAAATTGCCCGGGAATGCTGTAAGTCCGACTCCTCCCTGATTCAACGTTTCCAGGGGGTGGTTCTGCTCGGGGTGTTCCTGCGGGTCACCCCCTTCCAGTCAGACGCCAAAATGAGCGAGGAGGAACTCTTCTCCAAGGTGCGTCAACCTCTGGACAAATATTTCGGAAAACGCGGCCAGAAGGTTGTGGATGACAATCTGGATGCGGTGAAACGGGGGTATAGCCGCGTGATGGAAGTCAGCCGCGAGATTATGGACCAAACACCTGCCGAGGTCTATGAACAGGGCCGGGTGGAGTGGGAGGCCAAGGGTAAGGACGTTTCGGCCTTTATCATCTAA
- the recR gene encoding recombination protein RecR yields the protein MIGLPTVERTIIQLARFPGVGKKSAQRMVYHLLRQGREETGQLIDSLERLRDRVRPCGICFNLAEEDLCRICRDPGRLSAHLCIVEEPADLIAIENAGLFKGHYHVLGGQLSPLDGIGPDELHMEELEKRLVRGGITELIIATNPTVAGEATAHYVAQLAKPSVERITRLAYGLPMGGELEYLDESTLYQALAGRRDY from the coding sequence ATGATTGGGCTTCCTACTGTTGAGCGGACGATTATCCAGCTTGCCCGATTTCCGGGAGTTGGAAAAAAAAGTGCCCAAAGAATGGTCTATCACCTGCTGCGTCAAGGGCGGGAAGAGACCGGACAGCTGATTGATTCTTTAGAAAGATTACGAGACCGGGTGCGCCCCTGTGGAATCTGTTTTAATCTGGCCGAAGAAGACCTTTGCCGAATCTGTCGGGATCCAGGACGCCTGTCGGCTCATCTCTGTATCGTGGAAGAGCCTGCTGACCTGATAGCCATTGAAAATGCAGGACTTTTTAAAGGGCATTATCATGTCCTGGGAGGGCAGTTAAGCCCTCTGGATGGTATTGGGCCGGACGAACTCCACATGGAGGAGTTGGAAAAGCGGCTGGTTCGGGGTGGGATCACAGAACTGATCATCGCCACCAATCCAACCGTCGCTGGTGAGGCCACCGCCCACTATGTGGCGCAACTGGCCAAACCAAGTGTCGAACGCATCACCCGACTCGCCTATGGATTACCGATGGGCGGAGAACTAGAATATCTTGACGAATCAACACTTTACCAAGCATTGGCAGGCAGACGGGACTATTGA
- a CDS encoding YbaB/EbfC family nucleoid-associated protein produces the protein MKNLGNLLKQAQQMQGKMAKMQEELAAQTVVGQSGGGMVEVTLNGKQEMVSIRIDKTVVDPGDVEMLEDLIAAAFNDAHAKLQDLQKQQLSQITGGLNLPPGMMPF, from the coding sequence ATGAAAAATTTGGGAAATCTCCTGAAACAGGCCCAGCAGATGCAGGGCAAGATGGCCAAAATGCAGGAAGAGTTGGCTGCTCAAACCGTGGTTGGCCAGTCCGGAGGCGGCATGGTGGAGGTCACCCTGAACGGTAAACAGGAGATGGTCAGTATTCGGATCGATAAAACAGTGGTGGATCCAGGTGATGTGGAAATGCTTGAAGATCTGATTGCAGCTGCCTTCAACGACGCACATGCCAAGCTTCAGGATCTCCAAAAGCAACAGCTTTCCCAAATCACCGGCGGGCTCAACCTCCCCCCGGGCATGATGCCGTTCTAG
- the dnaX gene encoding DNA polymerase III subunit gamma/tau translates to MPSYVVLARKWRPRSFQALVGQDHVTRSLKNALESGRIPHAFLFTGIRGVGKTTLARLLAMCLNCEEKTTPDPCGECSSCQEIISGRSPDVQEIDAASRTKVDQMREVLDTVCYAPSASRFKVYILDEVHMLSTQSFNALLKTLEEPPHHVKFIFATTESRKIPATILSRCQRYDLKRVPREVLTGHMTRILEAEKVAFDPPGLAAVVRAADGSVRDGLSVLDQVIAHGEGSVHYETVKHLLGLTDREGVLTLLADLLNAKGPEILAAARQFHEGGVEPKTLVNELLDGIHQGVREKVRPSSPELLEQDPQLNRIAQITGSASQERLQMIYQVLLRGQDDLRMANDPQQALEMLLIRVAYLKPVPDLDRLIRSLGPSPGGGRAGGQGGSHPTSSDSSSGGAPGGSSSSTPSAGSSGNTSIQGALQTGNEAGENATNRPPSQAEEKKKSPTPHANSGRTATKSPPLPASTSPRKERSQNVLHPTPPHPSNEASDRKKPADISGDQADLNPARSPATHPFSPPRPPPDQGALQGDAAGALQKKNVRDLTSWEQLLSFAGQKAPLLALKLKQQVACLGFKTGDQDSKGYLELQLTQECFGPPARLEKTLGEFLTEHECEVFQISVRPASNQPRPETVQEGVDRQKREYTSQLEQEVLAHPAARLLTSHFQARLSGVEPLDDLGLQQI, encoded by the coding sequence ATGCCCTCTTATGTGGTCCTGGCGCGCAAGTGGCGGCCTCGAAGCTTCCAGGCTTTGGTGGGGCAGGATCACGTTACCCGCTCCCTGAAAAATGCCCTGGAAAGTGGCCGGATCCCCCACGCATTTCTTTTCACCGGTATTCGCGGTGTCGGCAAGACCACCCTGGCCCGCCTCTTGGCCATGTGCCTCAATTGCGAGGAAAAAACCACCCCAGACCCCTGTGGTGAGTGCTCCTCCTGCCAGGAAATCATCAGTGGTCGAAGCCCGGACGTTCAAGAGATCGATGCAGCCTCACGCACCAAGGTGGACCAGATGCGGGAGGTGCTGGATACCGTCTGCTACGCCCCGTCCGCCTCCCGCTTCAAGGTCTATATCCTGGATGAGGTGCACATGCTCTCCACCCAGTCCTTCAACGCCCTGTTGAAAACGCTGGAAGAGCCCCCACACCACGTCAAATTTATCTTTGCCACCACCGAATCCCGCAAAATTCCCGCCACCATTCTCAGCCGCTGTCAACGTTACGACCTCAAGCGTGTTCCCCGGGAGGTTTTAACCGGACACATGACCCGAATTCTGGAAGCTGAAAAGGTGGCCTTTGACCCACCGGGATTGGCTGCCGTGGTTCGGGCTGCGGACGGCTCGGTGCGGGATGGGCTTTCGGTGCTCGACCAAGTGATTGCCCACGGTGAGGGATCGGTTCACTATGAAACCGTCAAACATCTCCTGGGCCTTACCGACCGGGAGGGGGTGCTCACCCTTTTGGCTGACCTGCTAAACGCCAAAGGGCCGGAAATTTTGGCCGCAGCCCGACAGTTTCATGAAGGGGGAGTGGAGCCCAAAACCCTGGTCAACGAACTGCTGGATGGTATCCACCAGGGGGTAAGAGAAAAGGTTCGACCCTCCAGCCCCGAGCTACTGGAGCAGGATCCCCAACTCAACCGCATCGCCCAGATCACCGGCAGCGCCAGTCAGGAGCGGCTACAGATGATCTATCAGGTGCTGTTACGGGGGCAGGATGATCTGCGCATGGCCAACGATCCCCAGCAGGCCCTGGAGATGCTCCTGATCCGGGTCGCCTATCTCAAGCCGGTGCCGGATCTGGATCGTTTGATCCGTTCTCTGGGGCCGTCGCCAGGTGGGGGCCGGGCAGGGGGGCAGGGGGGCAGTCATCCGACCTCTTCCGATAGCTCGTCAGGGGGGGCTCCCGGAGGCTCCTCCTCATCGACTCCTTCCGCCGGGTCATCGGGCAACACCTCCATCCAAGGTGCACTGCAAACCGGAAATGAGGCCGGGGAAAACGCCACCAATCGTCCTCCCAGCCAGGCCGAAGAAAAAAAAAAGAGTCCCACCCCCCATGCCAATTCGGGTAGGACGGCAACAAAATCTCCTCCCCTCCCGGCTTCGACGTCCCCCCGGAAGGAGCGTTCCCAGAATGTGCTTCATCCCACACCCCCACACCCTTCGAATGAAGCTTCTGACCGGAAGAAACCAGCTGATATTTCAGGAGATCAGGCTGATTTAAACCCAGCCAGATCCCCGGCCACGCATCCATTTTCTCCACCCAGACCACCCCCAGATCAAGGCGCATTGCAGGGAGATGCGGCCGGGGCATTGCAAAAAAAAAATGTCCGGGATTTGACTTCGTGGGAGCAGTTGCTATCTTTTGCCGGACAAAAAGCCCCACTCCTGGCCCTCAAATTAAAGCAGCAGGTCGCCTGTTTGGGATTTAAAACGGGAGATCAGGACTCCAAAGGTTATCTGGAGCTGCAACTGACCCAGGAGTGTTTTGGACCTCCGGCCCGTTTGGAAAAAACCCTGGGGGAATTTTTAACGGAACATGAGTGTGAGGTCTTTCAGATATCGGTCCGACCTGCCTCCAATCAACCCCGGCCCGAAACAGTCCAGGAAGGGGTGGACCGACAAAAACGCGAATACACCTCCCAACTGGAACAGGAAGTGTTGGCGCATCCGGCGGCCCGCCTGCTGACCAGTCATTTTCAGGCACGACTGTCTGGAGTGGAACCTTTGGACGATTTGGGACTCCAACAAATCTGA
- a CDS encoding nucleoside deaminase, translated as MNTSDFLEESRGQLLLALVEASQGGARGEVPVGAVVGGNTGFILAQGANRTLEGSDPLGHAEIRALRQAATRTDNYRLTNATLAISLEPCAICQAAGVEARLGSVQFATFRDPTKVMHQAPISNQTAQAKKPVGLDSSDPLAEACGGMLNFFFEQRRKT; from the coding sequence ATGAACACCTCTGATTTTCTGGAAGAGTCCCGTGGCCAACTGCTACTGGCGCTGGTAGAGGCCTCCCAAGGTGGGGCTCGGGGGGAGGTGCCGGTGGGGGCTGTGGTAGGGGGGAATACGGGATTTATCCTGGCCCAGGGAGCCAACCGCACCCTGGAAGGATCAGACCCCTTGGGACACGCAGAAATCCGCGCCCTGCGCCAGGCTGCCACCCGGACAGACAACTACCGTTTAACCAATGCCACGCTGGCCATCAGCCTTGAGCCCTGCGCCATCTGCCAGGCTGCTGGAGTGGAAGCCCGATTGGGGTCGGTCCAATTTGCCACGTTTCGAGATCCGACAAAAGTGATGCACCAAGCGCCTATTTCAAACCAGACGGCTCAAGCAAAAAAGCCTGTTGGATTGGATAGTTCAGACCCTTTGGCTGAAGCTTGTGGGGGAATGTTAAATTTTTTCTTTGAGCAACGGCGTAAAACCTGA
- a CDS encoding serine/threonine protein kinase, giving the protein MAEDKTPYRNLGPEAILDAVESIGYRCDGSLLALNSFENRVYQVGIEEGDGLVAKFYRANRWSNEAILEEHHFSQELADLEIPVIPPLALDDGATLHAHATFRFALYPRRGGRAPDLENSDHLKQLGRFLGRIHAAGAVTEFAERPTLDIASFGEASMVFLLESGFIPLELETPYRTLAEDLLSRIRASFDAAGSVNLIRLHGDCHPGNILWTDAGPHFVDFDDARRGPAIQDLWMCLSGERADRTAQLGDLLEGYGQFYDFDPRELLLIEALRTLRMMHYAAWIARRWEDPAFPRAFPWFNNGRYWDEHILSLREQASMMEERPLEWMG; this is encoded by the coding sequence ATGGCAGAGGACAAAACCCCCTATCGAAATCTGGGGCCGGAAGCCATTCTCGATGCGGTGGAGAGTATCGGCTACCGTTGTGACGGCAGCTTGCTGGCTCTCAACAGCTTTGAAAATCGAGTCTATCAGGTGGGCATTGAGGAGGGAGACGGCTTGGTAGCCAAGTTTTATCGAGCCAACCGCTGGAGCAATGAAGCGATCCTGGAGGAACACCACTTTTCCCAGGAGCTGGCCGACCTGGAAATTCCGGTCATTCCCCCTCTGGCTCTGGATGATGGCGCCACCCTTCACGCCCACGCCACCTTTCGTTTTGCTCTCTATCCCCGTCGGGGAGGACGCGCCCCAGACCTGGAAAATTCCGACCACCTCAAACAGTTGGGGCGTTTTCTCGGGCGCATTCATGCGGCTGGTGCCGTGACCGAGTTTGCCGAACGTCCCACCCTTGATATCGCCTCTTTTGGTGAGGCTTCCATGGTGTTTTTGCTGGAATCCGGTTTTATTCCCCTGGAGTTGGAAACCCCTTACCGCACCTTGGCTGAAGACCTTCTCTCCCGCATTCGGGCCAGCTTTGATGCGGCCGGGAGCGTCAACCTGATTCGTCTTCACGGCGATTGCCACCCGGGCAACATTCTTTGGACCGATGCTGGCCCCCATTTTGTCGATTTTGACGACGCCCGCAGGGGACCGGCCATACAGGATCTCTGGATGTGTCTTTCCGGTGAGCGGGCTGACAGAACCGCACAACTGGGAGATCTATTGGAGGGGTATGGCCAGTTTTATGACTTCGATCCCCGGGAACTTTTGCTGATCGAAGCGTTGCGCACCCTACGCATGATGCACTATGCCGCCTGGATCGCCCGACGCTGGGAAGACCCGGCCTTTCCCCGAGCCTTCCCCTGGTTTAACAATGGCCGTTATTGGGATGAGCATATTTTATCTCTCAGGGAGCAGGCATCCATGATGGAAGAGCGGCCCCTGGAGTGGATGGGATGA
- a CDS encoding methyl-accepting chemotaxis protein: protein MKHLMQLIPVNFSTRIIILTGFLIFLILSTVISYGIEGTALIRGRMLDSSETTAMSNLLDHAHQSQFHFKKQVQEWKNILLRGWNPKDFEKYQRQFRNEENNVRELLGKVGQETKTLGFDNEIGPLVTALIQQHERLGKAYEDALLRFDGQDPLGHRQVDHLVRGMDRGPTKAMGVLIETIKKSIDQRMEAKLQQVQAGDDSFRERLLFFTFLIFLTLMVLGAGLTILLRRFRCQAKQIIDMTEKISGGDLTFQTDTSGIGEMDELGRIYKAFALMTENLVRTVQAVFLQSETVDILTEQLSEIKNTLEKDTLDSKQLSEEVLALNSYLHDETNILKSKAEESTDDVQKASQAIDRFSNNIRTIASASQEASQSVSMVATSAQQMSNDLHGVNDNLVQVNASVQSVTDSVSKIRLALVGVRKQCETAQSESDQASQSSYQTLEAMESLYGSAREIENVVEVINSIAEQTQMLALNAAIEAAGAGEFGKGFAVVANEVKDLARATENATRMIAEKIEEIQSQAGRVAESTRSMATGMNLVRKANEEITQSVADQSDLIQDIANSMDGVAKASEEVTSNAANLGNAAIEVAEAANQASDNTQKIAGEANEASSSAIQVMEGSSGAAFKTKQVQNSAHEVLESAINVQKKTLQLIQISKHSSGSAQNTGKLIQLARMSTDDLIINASGFTISCPAFDIQTFKSEYLSLMEQIENWKCGRSTIQSDQVLSVEETSLGKWRSRTGEMLYGKRTDFKELVTVQEEMHQSATTIARLISERDQLAQEAEEAEDDVFDLFDDDSDDEATPKITLEEVNQQIEEENKNFVSHFQDLFRLLDKLSQVR from the coding sequence ATGAAACATCTGATGCAGCTCATACCCGTCAATTTTTCCACCCGGATCATTATCCTCACCGGCTTCCTGATTTTTCTGATCCTCTCAACGGTCATCTCCTACGGTATCGAAGGCACTGCCCTGATCCGAGGCCGCATGCTCGACTCCTCGGAAACCACCGCCATGTCCAATCTTCTGGACCATGCCCACCAGAGCCAATTCCATTTTAAAAAACAGGTCCAGGAGTGGAAAAACATTCTCCTGCGAGGCTGGAACCCCAAAGACTTTGAAAAATATCAACGCCAATTTCGCAATGAGGAAAACAACGTTCGAGAGCTTCTCGGGAAGGTTGGTCAAGAGACGAAAACACTGGGGTTCGACAATGAAATCGGCCCCTTGGTCACCGCACTGATCCAACAACACGAACGTCTGGGTAAAGCGTATGAGGATGCTTTGCTTCGATTTGACGGTCAGGATCCCCTCGGTCACCGACAGGTGGATCATCTGGTGCGAGGCATGGATCGGGGGCCCACCAAAGCCATGGGGGTGTTGATCGAAACGATCAAAAAATCCATCGATCAGCGCATGGAAGCAAAGCTGCAACAGGTTCAGGCAGGTGATGATTCATTCCGGGAAAGATTGCTGTTTTTCACCTTTTTGATCTTTCTGACCCTGATGGTATTGGGAGCGGGGCTGACGATCCTGTTACGGCGTTTTCGCTGTCAGGCCAAACAGATCATCGACATGACCGAAAAAATATCCGGTGGTGATCTGACCTTTCAGACCGACACCTCCGGCATCGGCGAGATGGATGAACTGGGCCGGATCTATAAGGCTTTTGCCTTGATGACCGAAAACCTGGTGCGCACGGTCCAGGCGGTCTTTCTTCAGTCAGAAACTGTCGACATCCTCACCGAACAGCTTTCCGAAATCAAAAACACTCTGGAGAAGGATACGCTTGATTCCAAGCAGCTCTCCGAAGAGGTGCTGGCCCTCAACAGCTATCTCCACGACGAAACCAATATTCTCAAATCCAAGGCAGAGGAATCCACCGACGACGTCCAAAAGGCTTCCCAGGCCATCGACCGATTTTCCAATAATATCCGCACCATCGCCTCAGCCTCCCAGGAGGCCAGCCAAAGCGTCAGCATGGTCGCCACTTCTGCCCAGCAGATGAGTAACGACCTCCACGGGGTGAACGACAATCTGGTACAGGTGAACGCCTCGGTGCAATCCGTTACCGACTCAGTCTCCAAAATTCGCCTCGCTCTGGTGGGTGTGCGCAAGCAGTGCGAAACAGCCCAATCGGAGTCTGATCAGGCGAGCCAAAGCAGCTACCAGACCCTGGAGGCGATGGAATCCCTCTACGGCTCGGCTCGGGAGATTGAAAATGTGGTGGAGGTGATCAACAGCATCGCCGAGCAGACGCAAATGCTGGCTTTGAACGCCGCCATCGAAGCTGCCGGAGCCGGTGAGTTTGGCAAAGGGTTTGCGGTGGTGGCCAACGAGGTCAAGGATCTTGCCCGGGCTACTGAGAATGCCACCCGCATGATTGCCGAAAAGATCGAGGAGATTCAATCCCAGGCAGGCCGGGTAGCGGAATCCACCCGCTCCATGGCCACAGGAATGAATCTGGTCCGCAAAGCCAACGAAGAGATCACCCAATCGGTAGCTGATCAGTCAGACCTGATTCAGGATATCGCCAACTCCATGGATGGGGTAGCCAAGGCCTCTGAAGAGGTGACCAGCAACGCCGCCAATCTGGGCAATGCGGCCATTGAAGTGGCCGAAGCCGCAAACCAAGCTTCCGACAACACCCAAAAAATTGCTGGAGAAGCCAACGAAGCCTCCTCCAGCGCCATTCAGGTGATGGAGGGCAGCTCTGGTGCTGCGTTCAAAACCAAACAAGTGCAAAATTCTGCCCACGAAGTGCTGGAAAGCGCCATCAACGTCCAGAAAAAAACCTTACAGTTGATTCAAATTTCCAAGCACTCCAGTGGCTCGGCTCAAAATACCGGCAAACTGATCCAGCTGGCCCGGATGTCCACCGACGATCTCATCATCAACGCCTCCGGGTTTACCATCTCCTGCCCCGCCTTCGACATCCAAACCTTCAAATCAGAATATCTCTCCCTGATGGAGCAGATCGAAAACTGGAAATGTGGACGCTCCACGATTCAGTCCGATCAGGTGCTCTCTGTAGAAGAGACTTCCCTGGGTAAATGGCGTAGTCGAACCGGGGAGATGCTCTACGGTAAACGGACTGATTTTAAGGAGTTGGTCACTGTTCAGGAAGAGATGCACCAATCCGCCACAACCATCGCCCGCTTGATCAGTGAACGGGATCAACTGGCTCAGGAAGCGGAAGAAGCGGAGGACGATGTGTTCGATCTTTTTGATGATGATTCAGATGACGAGGCGACCCCAAAAATCACTCTGGAAGAGGTCAACCAACAGATTGAAGAAGAAAATAAAAATTTTGTCAGCCACTTCCAGGACCTCTTCAGGCTGTTGGACAAGCTCAGCCAGGTACGCTAA